A region of Desulfovibrio sp. TomC DNA encodes the following proteins:
- a CDS encoding RsbRD N-terminal domain-containing protein — protein MLKLVDFLVLDQQVVLDAWFDLILGTYSENTAVLWKKRDDPFANPVRHRFEAGMRGIVMGLATCGEAPDAATFIPFLDEIVRVRAVQDFTPSQATAFIFLLKKAVREALWPKIIEHNLFVQLLALESAIDVLALFSLDIYCECREKIYALRIDQIKKQYDRLLKRANLVCDLSAEGGEDQ, from the coding sequence ATGCTCAAACTGGTGGATTTTCTTGTCCTGGACCAGCAGGTCGTCCTCGACGCCTGGTTCGACCTGATTCTCGGCACCTACTCCGAGAATACGGCCGTGCTGTGGAAAAAACGCGACGATCCGTTTGCCAATCCCGTGCGTCACCGGTTCGAGGCCGGCATGCGCGGCATTGTCATGGGGCTTGCCACCTGCGGCGAAGCGCCGGACGCAGCCACGTTCATCCCGTTCCTCGACGAGATCGTACGGGTGCGCGCTGTCCAGGATTTTACGCCGTCCCAGGCGACGGCATTCATTTTTCTGCTCAAAAAGGCGGTCCGGGAAGCCTTGTGGCCGAAGATCATCGAACACAACCTGTTCGTCCAGCTTCTCGCCCTGGAATCCGCCATCGACGTACTGGCCTTGTTCTCGCTCGACATCTACTGCGAGTGCCGGGAAAAGATTTATGCCCTTCGGATCGATCAGATCAAGAAACAGTACGACCGGCTCCTTAAACGGGCCAATCTCGTCTGCGACCTCTCCGCCGAGGGAGGGGAGGACCAGTAG
- a CDS encoding CinA family protein codes for MEEVLRQLAGALGEALTARGWMLGCAESCTGGLLASVLTDAPGASAWFGGGVVAYANGIKRDVLGVPQVILDTKGAVSRESVLAMARGARGVLRADVAVAISGVAGPSGGTPQKPVGTVWMAWEGPDFTEVQRFQFAGDRLAVKRLAVAEAMEGLLALARQAAGPQA; via the coding sequence ATGGAAGAGGTCCTGCGGCAACTGGCGGGGGCTCTGGGCGAGGCGCTCACAGCCCGGGGATGGATGCTTGGTTGCGCCGAATCGTGCACCGGGGGCTTGCTTGCCAGCGTGCTGACGGATGCGCCAGGGGCCTCGGCCTGGTTTGGCGGCGGCGTGGTGGCCTATGCCAATGGCATCAAACGCGATGTGCTGGGCGTGCCCCAGGTGATCCTCGACACCAAGGGGGCGGTGAGCCGGGAGTCGGTCTTGGCCATGGCCCGGGGGGCTCGCGGGGTGTTGCGGGCCGATGTGGCCGTGGCCATCAGCGGTGTTGCCGGCCCATCGGGCGGCACACCGCAAAAACCCGTGGGCACGGTCTGGATGGCCTGGGAAGGGCCGGATTTTACCGAAGTGCAGCGGTTTCAGTTCGCTGGCGACCGGCTGGCCGTCAAGCGGCTGGCCGTGGCCGAAGCCATGGAGGGACTGCTTGCCCTGGCCCGGCAGGCAGCCGGACCTCAAGCCTGA
- the serS gene encoding serine--tRNA ligase has protein sequence MLDLKFLRQNPEAVAAGLARRRFPFDMAAFLALEERRRALLTAVEQKKGQRNSASAEVAKIKRAGGDAAHVLAGLGTLSDDIKALDESAKAIDVEVAELLLGVPNIPHATTPDGANENDNPTVRVVGTPREFTEFPPREHQDVGAALGLDAERAAKLSGARFVVLRGGLARLERALAAFMLDRHIAAHGYTEVVVPYIVSDESLLGTGQLPKFAADLFKIEGAPSYLIPTAEVPVTNLHRGEVLPESALPLGYVCHSQCFRSEAGSYGKDTKGLIRLHQFGKVELVRFVNPDASYDELERLTSHAEAILQALELPYRVVALCAGDIGFSSAKTYDLEVWLPGQNKYREISSCSNFEDFQARRADIRFKPEGGKKTAYVHTLNGSGLAIGRTMAAILENYVQADGAVALPKVLIPYMGGLEVLEPEEKQA, from the coding sequence ATGCTGGATCTTAAATTCCTGCGCCAAAACCCCGAGGCAGTGGCCGCGGGCCTGGCCAGACGGCGTTTTCCCTTCGACATGGCGGCCTTTCTGGCCTTGGAAGAACGCCGGCGCGCCTTACTCACGGCAGTTGAACAGAAAAAAGGCCAGCGCAACAGCGCCTCGGCCGAAGTAGCCAAGATCAAGCGGGCCGGCGGCGACGCCGCCCATGTTCTGGCCGGACTGGGCACGCTGTCCGACGACATCAAGGCCCTGGACGAGAGCGCCAAGGCCATCGACGTCGAAGTGGCCGAGCTGCTCCTTGGCGTGCCCAACATCCCCCACGCCACCACCCCGGACGGGGCCAACGAGAACGACAATCCGACCGTGCGCGTGGTTGGCACGCCGCGTGAATTCACCGAATTCCCGCCGCGCGAACATCAGGACGTGGGGGCTGCCCTCGGGCTTGACGCCGAGCGGGCCGCCAAGCTGTCCGGCGCCCGCTTCGTGGTCCTTCGCGGCGGCCTGGCCCGGCTGGAGCGCGCCCTGGCGGCCTTCATGCTGGACCGGCACATTGCGGCCCACGGCTACACCGAGGTGGTCGTCCCCTATATCGTCTCCGACGAAAGCCTCCTCGGCACAGGCCAGCTGCCCAAATTTGCCGCCGACCTGTTCAAGATCGAAGGCGCCCCCTCCTACCTCATCCCCACGGCCGAGGTGCCGGTGACCAACCTGCACCGGGGCGAGGTGCTGCCCGAGTCGGCCCTGCCCTTGGGCTACGTCTGCCACTCCCAGTGCTTCCGCTCCGAGGCCGGGTCCTACGGCAAGGACACCAAGGGGCTCATTCGCCTGCACCAGTTCGGCAAAGTGGAACTGGTGCGCTTTGTCAATCCCGACGCCTCCTACGACGAACTGGAAAGGCTCACCAGCCATGCCGAGGCCATTTTACAGGCCCTGGAGCTGCCCTACCGGGTGGTGGCCCTGTGCGCCGGGGACATCGGTTTTTCCTCGGCCAAGACCTATGACCTGGAGGTCTGGCTGCCTGGGCAAAACAAATACCGCGAAATCTCCTCCTGCTCCAATTTCGAGGATTTCCAGGCCCGTCGCGCCGACATCCGCTTCAAGCCCGAGGGCGGCAAAAAGACGGCCTACGTGCATACGTTAAACGGCTCCGGCCTGGCCATCGGCCGCACCATGGCCGCAATTCTGGAAAACTATGTCCAGGCCGACGGCGCGGTGGCGCTGCCCAAGGTCCTCATCCCCTATATGGGCGGCCTGGAAGTTCTGGAACCGGAGGAGAAGCAGGCATGA
- the polA gene encoding DNA polymerase I, with protein sequence MTLTKRLGFAQTPLFLIDGSAYIYRGYHAFRDISRSDGFPTSALFMIFRLLFKLLKEQEPRHLVFFLDGKGPTFRSNIYAAYKANREAMPEPLARQLEPLRQGLALLGVPVIVPQGAEADDGIASLAARFSPQLPVVIVGADKDLKQCLSDQVALYDPSGKAERLTTLADFTTECGIAPASWPDLQALVGDASDNIPGIPGIGPKTALDILRRLPTLEAVRQGLDTIKPTVRNKIEPAFEALFTYRELTRLRTDLLPETGLADTALGTPDQPALQAFLEGYELRTLAREVPGRPAQPQAPARKEPASPAQLSLFDAPTAPARKTSAAPSAKAANTPDTPDPGAQAEPSARPVVALDALPDPAGRTLALVPLEGGLSLSFGPDEHFLDAAPPALAAWLGTAKRVAVPSVKAMLAAHDAYAALPLALWFDLGLAAYLLNPESRSYGFERLRDSLFSDPAVDASAISPTDTGRAAALLADTLAARLETAGLTRLVAELELPLIPVLLAMERAGIGIDRAAFARFAEEVGTRLAALEADIAAKAGKPFNPRSSQQLGEILYTDLGLKPHGKTPGGAASTSQEALERLAGAHPLVDRILEFRKLEKLRSTYLGPLPAVADPSGRIHTTLNNMATATGRLSSSNPNLQNIPIRGEFGRRMRDCFIAAPGNRLVAADYSQIELRVLAHLSGEPALLDAFAHGADIHARTAALLFDTAEADIAPDQRRQAKTINFGLLYGMGPQKLSRDLGIKLDAAKAFIARYFERLPGLSAFYDGIVESAKTQGFVTTLAGRRRLLPDISSANSQLSSQARRQAINTVVQGGAADIIKMAMLAAARDETLASLGATLVLQIHDELLLETPADAAQAAGERLAARMTGVYPLAVPLEVDWGIGQTWGEAH encoded by the coding sequence ATGACCCTGACCAAACGGCTTGGCTTCGCCCAAACACCGCTTTTTCTCATCGACGGAAGCGCCTATATTTACCGTGGCTACCACGCCTTCCGCGACATTTCCCGGTCAGACGGCTTCCCCACCAGTGCGCTGTTTATGATTTTCCGACTCCTGTTCAAACTTCTCAAAGAGCAGGAACCGCGCCATCTGGTCTTTTTTCTCGACGGAAAGGGGCCGACCTTCCGCAGCAATATCTATGCCGCTTATAAAGCCAATCGCGAGGCCATGCCCGAACCGTTGGCCCGCCAGCTCGAACCCCTGCGCCAGGGCCTGGCCCTGCTCGGGGTGCCGGTCATCGTGCCCCAGGGAGCCGAGGCCGACGACGGCATCGCCAGTCTGGCCGCCCGGTTCAGTCCGCAGCTGCCGGTCGTCATTGTCGGTGCGGACAAAGACCTCAAACAGTGCTTAAGCGACCAGGTGGCCCTGTACGATCCGTCCGGCAAGGCCGAACGGCTGACCACCCTGGCCGATTTTACGACCGAGTGCGGCATTGCCCCCGCCTCCTGGCCCGATCTGCAAGCTCTGGTCGGCGACGCCAGCGACAATATCCCGGGCATCCCCGGCATCGGCCCCAAGACGGCGCTCGACATCCTGCGCCGCCTGCCCACCCTGGAAGCCGTCCGCCAGGGCCTCGACACCATAAAACCCACGGTGCGCAACAAGATCGAGCCGGCCTTTGAAGCCCTGTTCACCTACCGCGAGCTGACCCGTCTGCGCACCGACCTCCTGCCCGAGACCGGTCTGGCCGACACAGCCCTGGGCACCCCGGACCAGCCGGCCTTGCAGGCCTTTTTGGAGGGCTACGAACTGCGCACCCTGGCCCGGGAGGTTCCCGGCCGGCCGGCCCAGCCCCAGGCCCCGGCCCGCAAGGAACCGGCTTCCCCGGCCCAGCTCTCGCTCTTTGACGCGCCGACAGCCCCGGCCCGAAAAACGTCCGCTGCGCCCTCTGCGAAAGCCGCGAACACGCCGGACACGCCGGACCCAGGGGCACAGGCCGAGCCAAGCGCCCGACCCGTGGTTGCCCTGGACGCCCTGCCCGATCCAGCCGGCCGTACCCTGGCCCTGGTCCCCCTGGAAGGAGGCCTGAGCCTGTCTTTTGGCCCGGACGAGCATTTCCTGGATGCCGCCCCCCCGGCCCTGGCCGCCTGGCTGGGTACGGCCAAACGGGTGGCCGTGCCCTCGGTCAAGGCCATGCTGGCGGCCCACGACGCCTATGCCGCCCTGCCCCTTGCCCTGTGGTTCGACCTGGGCCTGGCCGCCTATCTGCTCAACCCCGAAAGCCGCTCGTATGGCTTTGAGCGGCTGCGCGACAGCCTTTTTTCCGACCCGGCCGTGGACGCCAGCGCCATTTCCCCGACCGACACCGGCCGGGCCGCGGCCCTGTTGGCCGACACCCTGGCCGCCCGGCTGGAAACGGCCGGCCTGACCCGGCTGGTGGCCGAGCTGGAACTGCCGCTTATTCCGGTGCTCCTGGCCATGGAGCGGGCCGGCATCGGCATCGACCGGGCCGCCTTTGCCCGCTTCGCCGAGGAGGTCGGGACGCGCCTGGCCGCCTTGGAAGCCGACATCGCCGCCAAGGCCGGCAAGCCCTTCAATCCGCGATCAAGCCAGCAGCTGGGCGAAATTTTATATACCGACCTGGGCCTCAAACCCCACGGCAAGACCCCGGGCGGCGCGGCGTCCACCTCCCAGGAAGCCCTGGAGCGGCTGGCCGGGGCGCATCCGCTGGTGGACCGGATCCTGGAATTTCGAAAGCTCGAGAAACTGCGCTCGACCTATCTCGGCCCGCTGCCGGCTGTGGCCGACCCGTCCGGGCGCATTCATACAACACTCAATAACATGGCCACGGCCACCGGCCGGCTGTCGAGCTCCAACCCCAACCTGCAAAATATCCCCATTCGCGGCGAGTTCGGCCGACGAATGCGTGACTGCTTCATCGCCGCCCCCGGCAACAGGCTGGTCGCAGCCGACTATTCCCAGATCGAACTGCGGGTGCTGGCCCATCTGTCCGGCGAGCCGGCCCTGCTCGACGCCTTTGCCCACGGGGCCGACATTCACGCCCGCACCGCCGCCCTGCTCTTTGACACGGCCGAGGCCGACATCGCCCCGGACCAACGCCGGCAGGCCAAGACCATCAATTTCGGCCTGCTCTACGGCATGGGACCGCAAAAGCTCTCCCGGGACCTCGGCATCAAACTCGATGCGGCCAAGGCCTTTATTGCCCGCTATTTCGAGCGCCTGCCCGGACTGTCCGCCTTTTACGACGGCATCGTGGAATCGGCCAAGACCCAGGGCTTTGTCACCACCCTGGCCGGGCGACGCCGGCTTTTGCCCGACATCAGTTCGGCCAACAGCCAGCTTTCTTCCCAGGCCCGGCGTCAGGCCATCAACACCGTGGTCCAGGGCGGCGCAGCCGACATCATCAAGATGGCCATGCTGGCCGCCGCCCGGGACGAGACCCTCGCCAGCCTTGGGGCGACCCTGGTGTTGCAGATTCACGATGAACTGTTGCTGGAAACCCCGGCCGATGCCGCCCAGGCCGCCGGCGAACGGCTGGCGGCCCGCATGACCGGCGTGTATCCCCTGGCTGTTCCCCTGGAAGTCGATTGGGGCATCGGCCAGACCTGGGGCGAGGCCCATTAA
- a CDS encoding TolC family protein has protein sequence MTADAKRPYRIIITGFLIFGFLVGQAFAQDPATNKDRVAKRYSGTAQSGAASAQTADPGLENQINKIPLPEFVKEKQTDPAVAQAGGKAVAQSGEAQSLDMEQSVQRSLEANPQMQSARATLSGSEESRRQALANFGPVGTVSYAFQRTDAKIVSSTALVNPGNQLINTMTGSNLATTRTASTREGYWQNLYQLQLQVTQPLFTGFKLLNTYQKAALTKEQAEANIKYTELTLVKAVQQAFLTLLQARANVSSNKDSVARLESQYKVAQAYYDVGLKPRLDVLQAESDLAQAEQDLLKAENNVLVQIAQLNSLLNLPLNQQTNYLGELSYIPFAMNIEDCLDLAYKQRPDLYMAVKSVQIAERSAKIAASPLYPQVQAQATYTKQGNTLDLDLKDNSGSTTPETTAVGITASLQAWDWGSTYFGMQAARENVKKLQADLAKLRLDVGYQVKTYYLNIQDAAKRISVARTALEASKEGFRMAVARYQAQVGTSTDVLDAQARVSTAEFNLTQALTDYQSALADIYVAMGTKNLNLAVNN, from the coding sequence ATGACCGCAGACGCGAAACGGCCCTATCGGATTATCATCACGGGCTTTTTGATTTTTGGTTTTCTTGTCGGACAGGCCTTTGCCCAGGATCCGGCCACGAACAAGGACCGTGTGGCCAAGCGCTACTCGGGAACCGCCCAGTCCGGCGCAGCCTCTGCCCAGACCGCTGATCCTGGCCTCGAAAACCAGATCAACAAGATCCCTCTGCCTGAATTTGTCAAGGAAAAGCAGACGGATCCGGCTGTTGCCCAGGCCGGCGGCAAGGCGGTCGCCCAGTCTGGCGAAGCCCAGTCCCTCGACATGGAGCAAAGCGTCCAGCGCAGCCTGGAAGCCAACCCGCAAATGCAGTCCGCCCGGGCCACCCTGTCGGGCTCGGAAGAGTCCCGGCGTCAGGCCCTGGCCAACTTCGGTCCGGTGGGCACCGTCAGCTACGCCTTCCAGCGCACCGACGCTAAGATCGTCAGTTCGACCGCCCTGGTGAACCCGGGCAACCAGTTGATCAACACCATGACCGGTTCAAACCTGGCCACGACGCGCACGGCGTCCACCCGGGAAGGCTACTGGCAAAACCTCTACCAGCTGCAGTTGCAGGTCACCCAGCCGCTTTTCACTGGCTTCAAGCTGTTAAACACCTACCAAAAGGCCGCGCTGACCAAAGAGCAGGCCGAAGCCAATATCAAATACACCGAGCTGACCCTGGTCAAGGCCGTACAGCAGGCCTTCCTGACCTTGCTGCAGGCCCGGGCCAACGTCTCGAGCAACAAGGATTCCGTGGCCCGCCTGGAATCCCAGTACAAAGTGGCCCAGGCCTATTACGATGTCGGCCTCAAGCCTCGCCTGGACGTGTTGCAGGCCGAATCCGATCTGGCCCAGGCCGAGCAGGATCTGCTCAAGGCCGAGAACAACGTCCTGGTGCAGATCGCCCAGCTCAACTCCCTGCTCAACCTGCCGCTCAATCAGCAGACCAACTATCTTGGCGAGTTGTCCTACATCCCCTTTGCCATGAATATCGAGGATTGCCTCGATCTGGCCTATAAGCAGCGCCCCGACCTGTACATGGCCGTCAAGTCCGTGCAGATCGCCGAGCGCAGCGCCAAGATCGCGGCCAGCCCGCTCTATCCCCAGGTCCAGGCCCAGGCTACCTACACCAAGCAGGGCAACACCCTGGACCTCGATCTCAAGGACAATTCCGGTTCGACCACCCCGGAAACCACGGCCGTCGGCATCACCGCCTCGCTGCAGGCCTGGGACTGGGGCTCGACCTACTTCGGCATGCAGGCCGCCCGCGAAAACGTCAAGAAGCTGCAGGCCGATCTGGCCAAGCTGCGCCTGGACGTCGGCTATCAGGTCAAGACCTACTATCTTAACATTCAGGATGCGGCCAAACGCATCTCGGTGGCCCGCACCGCCCTGGAAGCGTCCAAGGAAGGTTTCCGCATGGCCGTGGCCCGCTATCAGGCCCAGGTCGGCACCAGCACCGACGTCCTCGACGCCCAGGCCCGGGTCAGCACTGCCGAGTTCAACCTGACCCAGGCCCTGACCGACTACCAAAGCGCCCTGGCCGACATCTACGTGGCCATGGGCACGAAGAATCTCAACCTGGCGGTCAACAACTAG
- the dsrM gene encoding sulfate reduction electron transfer complex DsrMKJOP subunit DsrM: MAAFYSFLAVLALIVIPWLGVGMGMSALFGIALPYIAIIIFLVGFTMRIVDWAKSPVPFCIPTTGGQQKSLPWIANNPWDNPVDKKGVFMRMVLEVLCFRSLFRNTSVKLQQDGPKVGYSSEKSLWLFALIFHYCFLLIFVRHLRFFMMPVPGPVGIAEFLDSILQIGLPVMYQSDALILVGLLFLLARRVFDGKVRYITLMQDYFPLFLLLGIVLTGVWMRYVVKVDVIAVKELTMGLVTLHPHLPTTPIDASVYAHLTLVCALFIYFPFSKLMHMGGIFLSPTRVCPNMSRRAMWVNPWNDPAVKAHSYEAYEDEFREKMIEAGLPVDKEA; this comes from the coding sequence ATGGCAGCGTTTTACTCCTTTCTCGCGGTACTGGCGCTTATCGTCATCCCGTGGTTGGGCGTGGGGATGGGGATGAGCGCGCTGTTCGGGATTGCACTCCCGTACATCGCAATCATCATTTTTCTGGTGGGGTTTACCATGCGCATCGTGGATTGGGCCAAAAGCCCGGTTCCGTTTTGCATTCCCACCACCGGTGGTCAGCAGAAATCGCTGCCCTGGATCGCAAACAACCCCTGGGACAATCCGGTTGACAAGAAAGGCGTGTTCATGCGGATGGTCCTGGAGGTGCTCTGCTTCCGGTCGCTTTTCCGCAACACGTCGGTGAAGCTCCAGCAGGACGGACCCAAGGTCGGCTACAGTTCGGAGAAATCCCTGTGGCTGTTCGCCTTGATCTTCCACTACTGCTTCCTGCTCATCTTTGTGCGGCACCTGCGCTTTTTCATGATGCCGGTGCCCGGTCCGGTGGGCATTGCCGAATTTCTGGATTCCATTCTCCAGATCGGCCTGCCGGTCATGTACCAGTCCGACGCGCTGATCCTGGTCGGTCTGCTGTTCCTCCTGGCCCGTCGCGTTTTCGACGGCAAGGTCCGCTACATCACGCTCATGCAGGACTATTTCCCGCTGTTCCTGCTCCTTGGCATCGTGCTGACCGGCGTGTGGATGCGCTACGTGGTCAAGGTCGACGTCATCGCCGTCAAGGAACTGACCATGGGTCTGGTGACGTTGCACCCGCATCTGCCCACCACGCCCATTGACGCCTCGGTGTACGCCCACCTGACCCTGGTGTGCGCGCTTTTCATCTACTTTCCCTTCTCCAAGCTCATGCACATGGGCGGCATCTTCCTCTCGCCCACCCGGGTCTGCCCCAACATGAGCCGTCGGGCCATGTGGGTGAACCCCTGGAACGACCCCGCCGTGAAGGCCCATTCCTATGAAGCCTACGAGGACGAATTCCGCGAGAAGATGATCGAAGCCGGACTCCCCGTGGATAAAGAGGCCTAA
- the dsrJ gene encoding sulfate reduction electron transfer complex DsrMKJOP subunit DsrJ, producing MYNAKYIIPGILFFLALALVPVVYNMGHQFEVKPELPKDQKECVLPTNEMRDKHMQLLNEWRNEAVRDGSRIFVNAKGQKYVKSLTNTCMSCHPDKAKFCDRCHETVGVAPYCWDCHNLTPNQKSPIPPVASAATGGH from the coding sequence ATGTACAATGCCAAATATATCATACCAGGCATTCTGTTCTTCCTGGCCCTCGCCCTTGTGCCCGTGGTGTACAACATGGGGCATCAGTTCGAGGTCAAGCCGGAACTGCCCAAGGACCAGAAAGAGTGCGTGCTTCCCACCAACGAGATGCGCGACAAACACATGCAGCTTTTAAACGAATGGCGCAACGAGGCTGTGCGTGACGGCAGCCGTATCTTCGTCAACGCCAAGGGCCAGAAGTACGTCAAAAGCCTGACCAACACGTGCATGTCCTGCCACCCAGACAAGGCCAAGTTCTGTGACCGCTGCCACGAAACGGTAGGCGTGGCCCCCTATTGCTGGGATTGCCACAACCTGACGCCGAACCAGAAGTCGCCCATTCCCCCAGTCGCCTCGGCGGCTACGGGCGGACACTAG
- a CDS encoding amphi-Trp domain-containing protein, producing MGIQTARLGGVMGVWEAADRLEAMARELRAGSLGVAAGRVSIRLTPAVMLDVEIKATKRPDREGLDVRLSWNPHQPGESGLRGEF from the coding sequence ATGGGGATCCAGACAGCCCGCCTGGGCGGGGTGATGGGCGTGTGGGAGGCGGCGGACAGGCTTGAAGCCATGGCCCGGGAATTGCGGGCCGGCAGCCTGGGCGTTGCGGCCGGACGGGTCTCGATCCGGCTGACGCCGGCGGTGATGCTGGACGTGGAAATAAAGGCCACCAAGCGGCCCGACCGCGAGGGCCTGGACGTGCGGTTGTCGTGGAATCCGCACCAGCCGGGCGAATCCGGTCTTCGCGGCGAGTTCTAG
- the dsrK gene encoding sulfate reduction electron transfer complex DsrMKJOP subunit DsrK, whose protein sequence is MAKYPPPEELIKINYTTPVKSWMDTKTPFKTGNFSYPGKPDILKYLGMPNPRVWSPTDDDWQLPPDWQRIVMEKFRSLLKKYRSFKVFMDICVRCGACADKCHFFIGGGDPKNMPVLRAELLRSIYRGEFSAAAKVLGKLAGARKLEEDVIKEWFLYFYQCTECRRCSLFCPYGIDTAEITMMARELLHEVGCNINWILEPAANCNRTGNHLGIQPHAYKDMMDFLCDDIEDITGKRIRPNVNKKGCEILFITPSGDIFADPGIYTYMGYLILFEHLGLDVTWSTYASEGGNFGLFTSDKMMKKINGKMYNEAKRLGVKWILGGECGHMWRVINQYMSTMNGPADFLETPVSPITGTKFDAAAGTKMLHIAEFTADLIKNKKLNLDPSRNDNFVSTFHDSCNPARGMGLLEEPRYIMKNVCRQFYEMPENTIREQTFCCGGGAGLNNEEFTETRLRGGLPRGNAVKYVRDRHGVNNLACICAIDRATLPPLCDYWAPGVGVSGVHELVGNAIILDGEKKRTTDLRQNPLPGMEDEEE, encoded by the coding sequence ATGGCCAAGTATCCGCCACCGGAAGAACTCATCAAGATTAATTACACCACGCCGGTCAAGTCGTGGATGGACACGAAGACGCCGTTTAAAACCGGCAATTTCAGCTACCCGGGCAAACCCGATATCCTCAAGTATCTCGGCATGCCCAACCCCCGCGTCTGGAGCCCCACCGACGACGACTGGCAGCTGCCGCCCGACTGGCAGCGCATCGTCATGGAAAAGTTCCGTTCGCTCCTGAAGAAGTACAGATCGTTTAAGGTCTTCATGGACATCTGCGTGCGCTGCGGCGCCTGCGCGGACAAGTGCCACTTCTTCATCGGCGGCGGCGACCCGAAAAACATGCCGGTGCTGCGCGCCGAACTGTTGCGCTCCATCTACCGCGGCGAGTTCTCGGCCGCCGCCAAGGTGCTCGGCAAGCTGGCCGGGGCCCGCAAGCTCGAAGAAGACGTCATCAAGGAATGGTTCCTGTACTTCTATCAGTGCACGGAATGCCGCCGGTGTTCGCTGTTTTGCCCCTACGGCATCGACACCGCCGAAATCACCATGATGGCCCGCGAGCTGCTCCACGAAGTGGGCTGCAACATCAACTGGATTCTCGAGCCGGCCGCCAACTGCAACCGCACCGGCAACCACCTCGGCATCCAGCCCCACGCCTACAAGGACATGATGGATTTCCTCTGTGACGACATAGAGGACATCACCGGCAAGCGCATCCGCCCCAATGTGAACAAAAAGGGTTGCGAAATCCTTTTCATCACCCCCTCGGGCGACATCTTTGCTGATCCGGGCATCTACACCTACATGGGCTACCTGATCCTGTTTGAACATCTGGGCCTGGACGTCACCTGGAGCACCTACGCTTCCGAGGGCGGCAACTTCGGTCTCTTCACCTCCGACAAGATGATGAAGAAGATCAACGGCAAGATGTACAACGAGGCCAAACGCCTGGGCGTCAAGTGGATTCTTGGCGGCGAGTGCGGCCACATGTGGCGCGTGATCAACCAGTACATGTCCACCATGAACGGCCCGGCCGACTTCCTGGAGACCCCGGTGTCCCCCATCACCGGCACCAAGTTCGACGCCGCCGCCGGCACCAAGATGCTCCACATCGCGGAGTTTACCGCCGACCTGATCAAGAACAAAAAGCTCAATCTCGATCCGTCGCGCAACGACAACTTCGTTTCCACCTTCCACGATTCCTGCAACCCCGCCCGAGGCATGGGTCTGCTCGAAGAACCCCGCTACATTATGAAAAATGTCTGCCGGCAGTTCTACGAGATGCCCGAGAACACCATCCGCGAACAGACCTTCTGTTGCGGCGGCGGCGCGGGTCTCAACAACGAAGAGTTCACTGAAACGCGCCTGCGCGGCGGCCTCCCCCGGGGCAACGCGGTCAAGTATGTGCGCGATCGTCACGGCGTCAACAACCTGGCCTGCATCTGCGCCATCGACCGTGCCACCCTGCCGCCCCTTTGCGACTACTGGGCCCCGGGTGTCGGCGTCTCCGGCGTGCATGAGTTGGTGGGAAATGCCATCATTCTCGATGGCGAGAAAAAGCGTACCACCGATCTCAGGCAAAACCCCCTGCCGGGGATGGAGGACGAGGAGGAATAA